A part of Rhinolophus ferrumequinum isolate MPI-CBG mRhiFer1 chromosome 11, mRhiFer1_v1.p, whole genome shotgun sequence genomic DNA contains:
- the SYT8 gene encoding synaptotagmin-8 isoform X1, translating to MGRPTDPDSTPAPVGTTAEAGLIPDLMARIPWPRWALITVAAAAGVLVVSCLLCVLCCCCRRHRRKKPRDKVAVGLGSARSSTTTHLVQPEVGNVEPPPQQWGRLQLSLQYDSGSQQIRVGLKQAVDLRARGPGDTADPYASVSLSTQPRHRHETKAHRGTLNPVFDETCCFHVPPAELPQTTLQVRLLDSRCFSQHEPLGELSLPLGAIDLRHVLELWHQLGPPGTTEAEQTGELCFSLQYVPGSGRLTVVVLEARGLSSGLAEPYVKVQLMLNQRKWKRRKTSARKSTASPYFNEAFTFLVPFSQIQSVDLVLAVWARGLRLRAEPVGKLVLGARASGQPLQHWADMLAHARRPVTQWHRLRPPREVDRALALQPRLHLPLPGS from the exons ATGGGGCGCCCCACAGACCCCGACAGCACACCAGCCCCAGTGGGCACCACAGCTGAAGCTGGGCTCATACCAGACCTCATGGCCAGGATCCCCT GGCCCCGCTGGGCACTCATCACCGTTGCTGCCGCCGCCGGTGTCCTCGTGGTTTCCTGCCTCCTCTGTGTTCTCTGCTGTTGCTGCCGCCGACACCGCAGGAAGAAGCCCAGGGACAAGGTGGCCGTGGGCCTGGGCAGTGCCCGCAGCAGCACCACCACCCACCTG GTGCAGCCGGAGGTGGGTAATGtggagcccccaccccagcagtgGGGGCGCCTGCAGCTATCCCTGCAGTACGACTCAGGAAGCCAGCAG ATCAGGGTGGGCCTCAAGCAGGCAGTGGACCTGAGGGCCAGGGGCCCGGGGGACACAGCAGACCCCTACGCCTCCGTCAGCCTCTCCACCCAGCCCAGGCACAGACATGAGACAAAGGCACACCGTGGCACACTCAATCCCGTGTTTGATGAGACCTGCTGCTTCCAT GTCCCGCCAGCAGAGCTGCCCCAGACCACCCTGCAGGTGCGGCTTCTCGACTCCAGGTGCTTCTCCCAGCATGAGCCCCTGGGCGAGCTCAGTCTGCCACTGGGTGCCATTGACCTGCGGCACGTCCTGGAGCTCTGGCACCAGCTGGGCCCCCCGGGCACCACCGAG GCTGAGCAGACCGGGGAGCTGTGCTTCTCGCTCCAGTACGTGCCTGGCTCAGGCCGGCTGACCGTGGTTGTGCTGGAGGCCCGAGGCCTGAGCTCAGGGCTGGCAG AGCCCTACGTGAAGGTCCAGCTCATGTTGAACcagaggaaatggaagaggagaaagacatCTGCCAGGAAGAGCACGGCCAGCCCCTACTTCAATGAGGCCTTCACTTTCCTCGTGCCCTTCAGCCAGATCCAG AGTGTGGATCTGGTGCTGGCAGTCTGGGCCCGGGGCCTGCGGCTCCGGGCCGAGCCGGTGGGTAAGCTGGTGCTTGGCGCCCGGGCCTCTGGTCAGCCCCTGCAGCACTGGGCAGACATGCTGGCCCATGCCCGGCGGCCCGTCACCCAGTGGCACCGCCTGCGGCCCCCCAGGGAGGTGGACCGGGCCTTGGCCCTGCAGCCCCG
- the SYT8 gene encoding synaptotagmin-8 isoform X2 codes for MGRPTDPDSTPAPVGTTAEAGLIPDLMARIPWPRWALITVAAAAGVLVVSCLLCVLCCCCRRHRRKKPRDKVAVGLGSARSSTTTHLVQPEIRVGLKQAVDLRARGPGDTADPYASVSLSTQPRHRHETKAHRGTLNPVFDETCCFHVPPAELPQTTLQVRLLDSRCFSQHEPLGELSLPLGAIDLRHVLELWHQLGPPGTTEAEQTGELCFSLQYVPGSGRLTVVVLEARGLSSGLAEPYVKVQLMLNQRKWKRRKTSARKSTASPYFNEAFTFLVPFSQIQSVDLVLAVWARGLRLRAEPVGKLVLGARASGQPLQHWADMLAHARRPVTQWHRLRPPREVDRALALQPRLHLPLPGS; via the exons ATGGGGCGCCCCACAGACCCCGACAGCACACCAGCCCCAGTGGGCACCACAGCTGAAGCTGGGCTCATACCAGACCTCATGGCCAGGATCCCCT GGCCCCGCTGGGCACTCATCACCGTTGCTGCCGCCGCCGGTGTCCTCGTGGTTTCCTGCCTCCTCTGTGTTCTCTGCTGTTGCTGCCGCCGACACCGCAGGAAGAAGCCCAGGGACAAGGTGGCCGTGGGCCTGGGCAGTGCCCGCAGCAGCACCACCACCCACCTG GTGCAGCCGGAG ATCAGGGTGGGCCTCAAGCAGGCAGTGGACCTGAGGGCCAGGGGCCCGGGGGACACAGCAGACCCCTACGCCTCCGTCAGCCTCTCCACCCAGCCCAGGCACAGACATGAGACAAAGGCACACCGTGGCACACTCAATCCCGTGTTTGATGAGACCTGCTGCTTCCAT GTCCCGCCAGCAGAGCTGCCCCAGACCACCCTGCAGGTGCGGCTTCTCGACTCCAGGTGCTTCTCCCAGCATGAGCCCCTGGGCGAGCTCAGTCTGCCACTGGGTGCCATTGACCTGCGGCACGTCCTGGAGCTCTGGCACCAGCTGGGCCCCCCGGGCACCACCGAG GCTGAGCAGACCGGGGAGCTGTGCTTCTCGCTCCAGTACGTGCCTGGCTCAGGCCGGCTGACCGTGGTTGTGCTGGAGGCCCGAGGCCTGAGCTCAGGGCTGGCAG AGCCCTACGTGAAGGTCCAGCTCATGTTGAACcagaggaaatggaagaggagaaagacatCTGCCAGGAAGAGCACGGCCAGCCCCTACTTCAATGAGGCCTTCACTTTCCTCGTGCCCTTCAGCCAGATCCAG AGTGTGGATCTGGTGCTGGCAGTCTGGGCCCGGGGCCTGCGGCTCCGGGCCGAGCCGGTGGGTAAGCTGGTGCTTGGCGCCCGGGCCTCTGGTCAGCCCCTGCAGCACTGGGCAGACATGCTGGCCCATGCCCGGCGGCCCGTCACCCAGTGGCACCGCCTGCGGCCCCCCAGGGAGGTGGACCGGGCCTTGGCCCTGCAGCCCCG
- the SYT8 gene encoding synaptotagmin-8 isoform X3, translating to MGRPTDPDSTPAPVGTTAEAGLIPDLMARIPWPRWALITVAAAAGVLVVSCLLCVLCCCCRRHRRKKPRDKVAVGLGSARSSTTTHLIRVGLKQAVDLRARGPGDTADPYASVSLSTQPRHRHETKAHRGTLNPVFDETCCFHVPPAELPQTTLQVRLLDSRCFSQHEPLGELSLPLGAIDLRHVLELWHQLGPPGTTEAEQTGELCFSLQYVPGSGRLTVVVLEARGLSSGLAEPYVKVQLMLNQRKWKRRKTSARKSTASPYFNEAFTFLVPFSQIQSVDLVLAVWARGLRLRAEPVGKLVLGARASGQPLQHWADMLAHARRPVTQWHRLRPPREVDRALALQPRLHLPLPGS from the exons ATGGGGCGCCCCACAGACCCCGACAGCACACCAGCCCCAGTGGGCACCACAGCTGAAGCTGGGCTCATACCAGACCTCATGGCCAGGATCCCCT GGCCCCGCTGGGCACTCATCACCGTTGCTGCCGCCGCCGGTGTCCTCGTGGTTTCCTGCCTCCTCTGTGTTCTCTGCTGTTGCTGCCGCCGACACCGCAGGAAGAAGCCCAGGGACAAGGTGGCCGTGGGCCTGGGCAGTGCCCGCAGCAGCACCACCACCCACCTG ATCAGGGTGGGCCTCAAGCAGGCAGTGGACCTGAGGGCCAGGGGCCCGGGGGACACAGCAGACCCCTACGCCTCCGTCAGCCTCTCCACCCAGCCCAGGCACAGACATGAGACAAAGGCACACCGTGGCACACTCAATCCCGTGTTTGATGAGACCTGCTGCTTCCAT GTCCCGCCAGCAGAGCTGCCCCAGACCACCCTGCAGGTGCGGCTTCTCGACTCCAGGTGCTTCTCCCAGCATGAGCCCCTGGGCGAGCTCAGTCTGCCACTGGGTGCCATTGACCTGCGGCACGTCCTGGAGCTCTGGCACCAGCTGGGCCCCCCGGGCACCACCGAG GCTGAGCAGACCGGGGAGCTGTGCTTCTCGCTCCAGTACGTGCCTGGCTCAGGCCGGCTGACCGTGGTTGTGCTGGAGGCCCGAGGCCTGAGCTCAGGGCTGGCAG AGCCCTACGTGAAGGTCCAGCTCATGTTGAACcagaggaaatggaagaggagaaagacatCTGCCAGGAAGAGCACGGCCAGCCCCTACTTCAATGAGGCCTTCACTTTCCTCGTGCCCTTCAGCCAGATCCAG AGTGTGGATCTGGTGCTGGCAGTCTGGGCCCGGGGCCTGCGGCTCCGGGCCGAGCCGGTGGGTAAGCTGGTGCTTGGCGCCCGGGCCTCTGGTCAGCCCCTGCAGCACTGGGCAGACATGCTGGCCCATGCCCGGCGGCCCGTCACCCAGTGGCACCGCCTGCGGCCCCCCAGGGAGGTGGACCGGGCCTTGGCCCTGCAGCCCCG